In Phacochoerus africanus isolate WHEZ1 chromosome 2, ROS_Pafr_v1, whole genome shotgun sequence, one DNA window encodes the following:
- the PTGDS gene encoding prostaglandin-H2 D-isomerase: protein MLLPASLTLSALPLRSGRMATLSSLWLGLALLGTLGVLQTPAQASLQPNFQEDKFLGRWFTSGLASNSSWFLEKKKVLSMCKSLVAPAPDGGFNLTSTFLRKDQCVTRTLMLHPAGPPGCYSYTSPHGGSNLEVSVVETDYENYALLHTESDPSPGPAFRMATLYSRSQAPGAEVRAKFTAFAKARGFTEDGIVFLPRNEKCLEEHE from the exons ATGCTCCTGCCCGCCTCGCTCACTCTGTCTGCACTGCCACTCCGCTCTGGGAGAATGGCCACTCTGAGCTCGCTGTGGCTAGGGCTGGCCCTGCTGGGGACACTGGGGGTCCTGCAaaccccagcccaggcctccctgcAGCCCAACTTCCAGGAGGACAAG TTCCTGGGGCGCTGGTTCACCTCGGGCCTCGCCTCCAACTCGAGCTGGTTCCTGGAGAAGAAGAAGGTGCTGTCCATGTGCAAATCGCTGGTGGCCCCGGCGCCGGACGGCGGCTTCAACCTGACCTCCACCTTCCTCAG GAAAGACCAGTGTGTGACCCGAACTCTGATGCTGCATCCTGCGGGCCCCCCGGGCTGCTACAGCTACACCAGTCCCC ACGGGGGCAGCAACCTCGAGGTGTCGGTGGTGGAGACTGACTACGAGAACTACGCCCTGCTCCACACCGAGAGCGACCCGAGCCCAGGCCCGGCCTTCCGCATGGCCACGCTCTACA GCCGCAGCCAGGCCCCGGGGGCCGAGGTCAGGGCGAAGTTCACCGCCTTCGCCAAGGCACGGGGCTTCACAGAGGACGGCATTGTCTTCCTGCCACGCAACG AGAAGTGCCTCGAGGAGCATGAGTAG
- the LCNL1 gene encoding lipocalin-like 1 protein isoform X2 gives MGSGRCGIRAPPLGRGKVGGTEREAAADCARNRHRLTEGAGDPPPSHPLRPAVSPSSRASGLGLKRAQGPGPCTKADQEPASPSPPESQPGWHSQGPVLGSLGSRCAGPTSAPPHTHPPDKPQPGPAEAPRVMRLRGQGELLGGLPGGGGLRLCLGPGLGATSHRACQDYPFPCCGASAPFPGGHARGGRGWLEAAGPGCSGAQPDRSLSQWAMSQASAPGHLRGIKAQRERPPARLPCSRARALVIEGGSAMLHTLLIGLTLALLGAAPGQAQVPIQADFDASQFQGTWYMVGVVSDDQAFLDSRDHLKMPVVLVTPLASGDLALKFGYSTPDGGCQKADVTFTRGAVDGQFSNAALAQTDIRVAATDYKHFAVLYVETQKGGVRNVWLQLLARAPELFPEGAQKMQQLAPQVGLNPSQGALLPKSDQCAGAFS, from the exons ATGGGGAGTGGAAGGTGTGGGATTAGAGCGCCCCCACTGGGCAGAGGTAAGGTTGGGGGCACAGAGAGGGAGGCAGCTGCAGACTGTGCCCGCAACAGGCACAGACTGACCGAGGGGGCTGGGGACCCACCACCCTCACACCCCCTCCGGCCAGCTGTGAGCCCCAGTTCCCGGGCCTCTGGCCTGGGCCTCAAGCGCGCACAAGGGCCTGGCCCCTGCACCAAAGCAGACCAAGAGCCagcatccccctccccaccagagTCCCAGCCGGGGTGGCATTCTCAGGGCCCTGTCCTGGGCTCTCTGGGCTCACGGTGTGCAGGGCCCACcagtgcccccccccacacacaccccccagaCAAACCTCAGCCAGGCCCTGCAGAGGCCCCAAGGGTTATGAGGCTCAGAGGTCAGGGTGAGCTtctgggagggcttcctggaggagggggcctcAGACTGTgcctgggcccagggctgggggccacATCCCACAGGGCCTGCCAGGACTACCCCTTCCCTTGCTGCGGGGCATCGGCCCCCTTCCCAGGAGGACACGCCAGGGGTGGGCGGGGTTGGCTGGAGGCAGCTGGGCCAGGGTGCTCTGGGGCGCAACCTGATCGGAGCCTATCGCAGTGGGCTATGTCCCAGGCCAGCGCCCCAGGGCATCTTAGGGGCATAAAAGCACAGCGGGAGAGGCCCCCAGCACGCCTGCCCTGCTCCCGAGCCCGCGCCCTGGTCATCGAGGGCGGCTCCGCCATGCTGCACACGCTGCTCATCGGCTTGACCCTCGCCCTGCTTGGGGCGGCCCCCGGCCAGGCCCAGGTCCCCATCCAGGCCGACTTCGATGCCAGCCAG TTCCAGGGCACCTGGTACATGGTGGGGGTCGTGTCGGACGACCAGGCCTTCCTGGACTCCAGGGACCACCTGAAGATGCCTGTCGTCCTGGTGACCCCCTTGGCCAGTGGCGACCTGGCCCTCAAGTTCGGGTACTCCAC gccGGACGGCGGGTGCCAGAAGGCAGACGTGACCTTCACCAGGGGTGCCGTGGACGGGCAGTTCAGCAACGCGG CCTTGGCCCAGACGGACATCCGGGTGGCGGCCACGGACTACAAACACTTCGCCGTGCTGTACGTCGAGACGCAGAAGGGAGGCGTGAGGAACGTCTGGCTGCAGCTCCTCG CCCGGGCCCCAGAGCTGTTTCCTGAAGGTGCGCAGAAGATGCAGCAGCTGGCACCCCAAGTGGGCCTGAACCCCAGCCAGGGCGCCCTGCTGCCCAAATCAG ACCAGTGTGCGGGTGCCTTCTCCTAG
- the LCNL1 gene encoding lipocalin-like 1 protein isoform X1, which yields MGSGRCGIRAPPLGRGKVGGTEREAAADCARNRHRLTEGAGDPPPSHPLRPAVSPSSRASGLGLKRAQGPGPCTKADQEPASPSPPESQPGWHSQGPVLGSLGSRCAGPTSAPPHTHPPDKPQPGPAEAPRVMRLRGQGELLGGLPGGGGLRLCLGPGLGATSHRACQDYPFPCCGASAPFPGGHARGGRGWLEAAGPGCSGAQPDRSLSQWAMSQASAPGHLRGIKAQRERPPARLPCSRARALVIEGGSAMLHTLLIGLTLALLGAAPGQAQVPIQADFDASQFQGTWYMVGVVSDDQAFLDSRDHLKMPVVLVTPLASGDLALKFGYSTPDGGCQKADVTFTRGAVDGQFSNAALAQTDIRVAATDYKHFAVLYVETQKGGVRNVWLQLLARAPELFPEGAQKMQQLAPQVGLNPSQGALLPKSGEPHPRVGSGCRTRKTPDP from the exons ATGGGGAGTGGAAGGTGTGGGATTAGAGCGCCCCCACTGGGCAGAGGTAAGGTTGGGGGCACAGAGAGGGAGGCAGCTGCAGACTGTGCCCGCAACAGGCACAGACTGACCGAGGGGGCTGGGGACCCACCACCCTCACACCCCCTCCGGCCAGCTGTGAGCCCCAGTTCCCGGGCCTCTGGCCTGGGCCTCAAGCGCGCACAAGGGCCTGGCCCCTGCACCAAAGCAGACCAAGAGCCagcatccccctccccaccagagTCCCAGCCGGGGTGGCATTCTCAGGGCCCTGTCCTGGGCTCTCTGGGCTCACGGTGTGCAGGGCCCACcagtgcccccccccacacacaccccccagaCAAACCTCAGCCAGGCCCTGCAGAGGCCCCAAGGGTTATGAGGCTCAGAGGTCAGGGTGAGCTtctgggagggcttcctggaggagggggcctcAGACTGTgcctgggcccagggctgggggccacATCCCACAGGGCCTGCCAGGACTACCCCTTCCCTTGCTGCGGGGCATCGGCCCCCTTCCCAGGAGGACACGCCAGGGGTGGGCGGGGTTGGCTGGAGGCAGCTGGGCCAGGGTGCTCTGGGGCGCAACCTGATCGGAGCCTATCGCAGTGGGCTATGTCCCAGGCCAGCGCCCCAGGGCATCTTAGGGGCATAAAAGCACAGCGGGAGAGGCCCCCAGCACGCCTGCCCTGCTCCCGAGCCCGCGCCCTGGTCATCGAGGGCGGCTCCGCCATGCTGCACACGCTGCTCATCGGCTTGACCCTCGCCCTGCTTGGGGCGGCCCCCGGCCAGGCCCAGGTCCCCATCCAGGCCGACTTCGATGCCAGCCAG TTCCAGGGCACCTGGTACATGGTGGGGGTCGTGTCGGACGACCAGGCCTTCCTGGACTCCAGGGACCACCTGAAGATGCCTGTCGTCCTGGTGACCCCCTTGGCCAGTGGCGACCTGGCCCTCAAGTTCGGGTACTCCAC gccGGACGGCGGGTGCCAGAAGGCAGACGTGACCTTCACCAGGGGTGCCGTGGACGGGCAGTTCAGCAACGCGG CCTTGGCCCAGACGGACATCCGGGTGGCGGCCACGGACTACAAACACTTCGCCGTGCTGTACGTCGAGACGCAGAAGGGAGGCGTGAGGAACGTCTGGCTGCAGCTCCTCG CCCGGGCCCCAGAGCTGTTTCCTGAAGGTGCGCAGAAGATGCAGCAGCTGGCACCCCAAGTGGGCCTGAACCCCAGCCAGGGCGCCCTGCTGCCCAAATCAGGTGAGCCCCATCCCCGCGTCGGCTCAGGGTGCAGGACCCGGAAGACCCCAGACCCTTGA
- the PAXX gene encoding protein PAXX isoform X1, with protein sequence MVPPPLPPPPLCTLPPGPGPPRFVCYCEGEGSGAGGRGGFNLYVTDAAELWSTCFTPESLAALKARFGLSAAEDITPRFRAACEQQAVTLTFQDDRASLTLSGGPSPLDFDLSKVPGLEAASRLRALTLGLAERVCSLERQLAAAAEETATSPRKSPWQVGSQHFLPDLDPQRGGPGPGVKRRCPGESLINPGFKRCPATLASCAQGLAPPPP encoded by the exons ATGGTGCCGCCgcccctgccgccgccgccgctctgTACGCTGCCGCCGGGCCCTGGACCCCCGCGCTTCGTGTGCTACTGCgagggggagggaagtggggcCGGGGGACGTGGCGGTTTCAACCTCTA TGTGACGGACGCCGCGGAGCTTTGGAGCACCTGCTTCACGCCGGAGAGCCTGGCGGCCCTC AAAGCCCGTTTTGGCCTGAGTGCGGCTGAAGACATCACCCCCCGCTTCAG GGCAGCCTGTGAGCAGCAAGCTGTGACTCTCACCTTCCAGGACGACAGGGCATCCCTGACCCTCTCGGGGGGGCCCTCACCGCTGGACTTTGACCTCTCCAAGGTGCCCGGCCTGGAGGCAGCCTCCAGGTTGCGGGCACTGACACTGGGCCTGGCAGAGCGCGTGTGCAGCTTGGAGCGGCAGCTGGCAG CTGCTGCAGAGGAGACAGCCACCAGCCCCCGCAAGAGCCCCTGGCAGGTGGGCTCTCAGCACTTCTTGCCAG ACCTGGATCCTCAGAGAGGTGGCCCTGGACCTGGGGTCAAGAGACGGTGCCCAGGAGAGTCTCTCATCAACCCCGGCTTCAAGAGGTGCCCCGCCACCCTTGCCTCCTGTGCCCAGGGTTtagcccctccacccccatag
- the PAXX gene encoding protein PAXX isoform X2 has translation MVPPPLPPPPLCTLPPGPGPPRFVCYCEGEGSGAGGRGGFNLYVTDAAELWSTCFTPESLAALKARFGLSAAEDITPRFRAACEQQAVTLTFQDDRASLTLSGGPSPLDFDLSKVPGLEAASRLRALTLGLAERVCSLERQLAAAAEETATSPRKSPWQVGSQHFLPDLDPQRGGPGPGVKRRCPGESLINPGFKRKKPAGGVDFDDP, from the exons ATGGTGCCGCCgcccctgccgccgccgccgctctgTACGCTGCCGCCGGGCCCTGGACCCCCGCGCTTCGTGTGCTACTGCgagggggagggaagtggggcCGGGGGACGTGGCGGTTTCAACCTCTA TGTGACGGACGCCGCGGAGCTTTGGAGCACCTGCTTCACGCCGGAGAGCCTGGCGGCCCTC AAAGCCCGTTTTGGCCTGAGTGCGGCTGAAGACATCACCCCCCGCTTCAG GGCAGCCTGTGAGCAGCAAGCTGTGACTCTCACCTTCCAGGACGACAGGGCATCCCTGACCCTCTCGGGGGGGCCCTCACCGCTGGACTTTGACCTCTCCAAGGTGCCCGGCCTGGAGGCAGCCTCCAGGTTGCGGGCACTGACACTGGGCCTGGCAGAGCGCGTGTGCAGCTTGGAGCGGCAGCTGGCAG CTGCTGCAGAGGAGACAGCCACCAGCCCCCGCAAGAGCCCCTGGCAGGTGGGCTCTCAGCACTTCTTGCCAG ACCTGGATCCTCAGAGAGGTGGCCCTGGACCTGGGGTCAAGAGACGGTGCCCAGGAGAGTCTCTCATCAACCCCGGCTTCAAGAG gAAGAAACCCGCTGGTGGTGTAGACTTCGATGACCCCTGA
- the PAXX gene encoding protein PAXX isoform X3, which produces MVPPPLPPPPLCTLPPGPGPPRFVCYCEGEGSGAGGRGGFNLYVTDAAELWSTCFTPESLAALDDRASLTLSGGPSPLDFDLSKVPGLEAASRLRALTLGLAERVCSLERQLAAAAEETATSPRKSPWQVGSQHFLPDLDPQRGGPGPGVKRRCPGESLINPGFKRKKPAGGVDFDDP; this is translated from the exons ATGGTGCCGCCgcccctgccgccgccgccgctctgTACGCTGCCGCCGGGCCCTGGACCCCCGCGCTTCGTGTGCTACTGCgagggggagggaagtggggcCGGGGGACGTGGCGGTTTCAACCTCTA TGTGACGGACGCCGCGGAGCTTTGGAGCACCTGCTTCACGCCGGAGAGCCTGGCGGCCCTC GACGACAGGGCATCCCTGACCCTCTCGGGGGGGCCCTCACCGCTGGACTTTGACCTCTCCAAGGTGCCCGGCCTGGAGGCAGCCTCCAGGTTGCGGGCACTGACACTGGGCCTGGCAGAGCGCGTGTGCAGCTTGGAGCGGCAGCTGGCAG CTGCTGCAGAGGAGACAGCCACCAGCCCCCGCAAGAGCCCCTGGCAGGTGGGCTCTCAGCACTTCTTGCCAG ACCTGGATCCTCAGAGAGGTGGCCCTGGACCTGGGGTCAAGAGACGGTGCCCAGGAGAGTCTCTCATCAACCCCGGCTTCAAGAG gAAGAAACCCGCTGGTGGTGTAGACTTCGATGACCCCTGA